Proteins from a single region of Desulfolutivibrio sulfoxidireducens:
- a CDS encoding GAF domain-containing protein, with the protein MDRFERFYRGLHEAVRAINSSLDPGTVLEKIVEYTAKAMDAKGCTLRLLDKSGKKLRAGATYGLSRNYLRKGPVEVAKSEVDRAALTEGGVICIADACNDPRFQYPEAAREEGIRAVAVAALRVEGKAIGVLRIYSDAVREFDEAEKEFLRTIADLSAIAIENARLHQALKTDYEMLTAYEYRIFED; encoded by the coding sequence ATGGACAGATTCGAGCGTTTCTACCGGGGCCTTCATGAGGCCGTTCGGGCCATCAACTCCAGCCTTGACCCCGGGACCGTGCTGGAAAAAATCGTGGAATACACGGCCAAGGCCATGGACGCCAAAGGCTGCACCCTGCGGCTCCTGGACAAATCCGGGAAAAAGCTGCGGGCCGGGGCCACCTATGGCTTAAGCCGCAACTACCTGCGCAAGGGACCCGTTGAGGTGGCCAAAAGCGAGGTGGACCGCGCGGCCCTGACCGAGGGCGGCGTGATCTGCATCGCCGACGCCTGCAACGACCCCCGCTTCCAATACCCCGAGGCCGCGCGCGAGGAAGGCATCCGCGCCGTGGCCGTGGCCGCGCTTCGGGTCGAGGGCAAGGCCATCGGCGTCCTGCGGATCTATTCGGACGCCGTGCGCGAGTTCGACGAGGCCGAGAAGGAGTTCCTGCGGACCATCGCGGATTTAAGCGCCATCGCCATCGAGAACGCCCGGCTGCATCAGGCGCTCAAAACCGACTACGAGATGCTCACGGCCTATGAATACCGCATCTTCGAGGATTAA
- a CDS encoding MarR family winged helix-turn-helix transcriptional regulator, which produces MPHPCPGERLHDLFREVFALRDVLALGMDAVHELAGLRTPQVRTVGLLDRLGGATVPDMAAALGLSRQGVQVVCNELRDMGLVAFVDNPRHKRSKRAVLTDAGRNRLQSVRQNEARAIEALLPDVDGIAVSDALSLLRNIRAALLALAEKDPSRADLPQRIASATSPPGK; this is translated from the coding sequence ATGCCGCACCCCTGCCCCGGTGAACGGCTGCACGACCTCTTCCGGGAGGTCTTCGCCCTGCGCGACGTCCTGGCTCTGGGCATGGACGCGGTGCACGAACTCGCCGGACTGCGCACGCCCCAGGTCCGCACGGTTGGTCTGCTGGATCGCCTGGGGGGCGCCACGGTGCCGGACATGGCCGCCGCCCTGGGGCTTTCGCGCCAGGGCGTGCAGGTGGTGTGCAACGAGCTGCGGGACATGGGCCTTGTGGCCTTCGTGGACAATCCCCGCCACAAGCGGTCGAAACGGGCGGTGTTGACCGACGCGGGGCGCAACCGACTCCAGTCCGTCAGACAAAACGAGGCCCGGGCCATCGAGGCGCTTTTGCCGGACGTTGACGGAATCGCCGTATCCGACGCGCTGTCGCTTCTTCGCAACATCCGCGCCGCGCTTCTTGCCCTTGCTGAAAAAGACCCCAGCCGGGCGGACCTGCCCCAACGCATCGCATCCGCCACCTCTCCGCCGGGAAAATGA
- a CDS encoding methyltransferase family protein, whose translation MDTTTLPDNPVHDSPGVYVKPPRIFALCLIAGLALEYALPFAVPAIPKTALLVIGTVLAVAGFAFMMWGHTLFTRLGVNVKTILPASRLVATGAYRRSRNPMYVGFLAILAGSGLALGSLWLVLTAVPMALYLGLYVVPREEAYLARRFGADYETYRRTVRRWL comes from the coding sequence ATGGATACCACCACCCTTCCGGACAACCCGGTTCACGACTCCCCGGGCGTGTACGTCAAGCCGCCCCGCATCTTCGCGCTCTGCCTCATCGCCGGCCTGGCCCTGGAATACGCGCTCCCCTTTGCCGTACCCGCGATTCCGAAAACCGCCCTGCTGGTCATCGGCACGGTCCTGGCCGTGGCCGGCTTCGCCTTCATGATGTGGGGGCACACGCTTTTCACCAGGCTCGGGGTCAACGTGAAGACCATCCTGCCGGCCTCCAGGCTGGTGGCCACGGGAGCCTACCGCAGAAGCCGCAATCCCATGTACGTCGGGTTCCTGGCCATCCTGGCCGGCTCGGGGTTGGCCCTGGGCAGCCTGTGGCTGGTCTTGACCGCCGTACCCATGGCCCTCTATCTGGGGCTGTACGTGGTCCCGCGCGAGGAGGCCTATCTGGCCCGCCGGTTCGGAGCGGACTACGAAACCTACCGGCGGACCGTCCGCAGGTGGCTCTGA
- a CDS encoding DNA polymerase III subunit delta, whose translation MIRNRVERLLGESGEVFTREVFQGDEEIPAAFWRALTAPSLFAEPKAVVLRRADAAPDEFWPKLRGPLAGFSAHVWPMICLEKPFGKKGPAIPKALSSQPYYQVAEKRRWIWTSPGLTRRDMAPMLKDWAGAKNLSFAPGVLDALAAVLPEDMAMAGRELEKLELAVISRDDAPPSAKNAPQPGRVLTEDLSILAYRPGMDAFAFLNAFSKPGQEVAVWREIFEQSLSPEDMIFKFLGLLRSDARQMWQIHMGEAEAVRLPPFVKTQKEAMARRLGPGGLTRLFDLAMDAEMGIKSGAKNPDQAMEFLAAELFSLFSR comes from the coding sequence ATGATCCGAAACCGCGTGGAGCGGCTTCTGGGCGAATCCGGCGAGGTATTCACCCGCGAGGTCTTCCAGGGCGACGAGGAGATTCCCGCCGCCTTCTGGCGGGCGCTCACGGCCCCCTCGCTTTTCGCCGAACCAAAGGCCGTGGTCCTGCGCCGGGCCGACGCGGCGCCCGACGAATTCTGGCCCAAGCTTCGGGGGCCGCTTGCCGGCTTTTCCGCCCACGTCTGGCCCATGATCTGCCTGGAAAAACCCTTCGGCAAAAAGGGCCCGGCCATCCCCAAGGCCCTCTCCTCCCAGCCCTATTACCAGGTGGCCGAGAAACGCCGCTGGATCTGGACCTCCCCCGGCCTCACCCGCCGGGACATGGCCCCCATGCTTAAGGACTGGGCCGGGGCGAAAAACCTGTCCTTCGCCCCCGGGGTGCTCGACGCCCTGGCCGCTGTTTTGCCCGAGGACATGGCCATGGCCGGCCGGGAGCTGGAAAAGCTCGAGCTGGCCGTCATCTCGCGCGACGACGCGCCGCCCTCGGCCAAAAACGCTCCCCAGCCGGGCAGGGTTCTCACGGAAGACCTGTCCATCCTGGCCTACCGCCCGGGCATGGACGCCTTCGCCTTTTTGAACGCCTTTTCCAAGCCCGGCCAGGAGGTCGCGGTGTGGCGGGAGATCTTCGAGCAGAGCCTGTCCCCGGAGGACATGATCTTCAAGTTCCTGGGGCTCCTTCGCAGCGACGCCCGCCAGATGTGGCAGATTCACATGGGCGAGGCCGAGGCCGTGCGCCTGCCGCCTTTCGTCAAGACGCAGAAGGAGGCCATGGCCCGCCGTCTGGGTCCGGGCGGCCTGACGCGGCTTTTCGACCTGGCCATGGATGCGGAGATGGGCATCAAGTCCGGGGCGAAAAATCCGGATCAGGCCATGGAATTTCTCGCGGCCGAGCTTTTTTCCCTGTTTTCGCGATGA
- the radC gene encoding RadC family protein — protein MLIKESHPHYHGHRRRLKDRLAENPRGLAEYEVLELLLSYANPRRDNKPLAKALLARFGSLRGVFSARIAELLTVEGFGEGYARFWLLWREFWARINEDPVRERVVLSSPDIVARMAMARLGSLEDEEFWVALVDNKNRLVGWEQVSKGTVDQTAVYPREVLALALVRKASGVILVHNHPGNDPKPSRQDVELTQRIVIAAREVEVRVLDHLVVTEKSYFSFQSEGML, from the coding sequence ATGCTTATTAAGGAAAGTCATCCGCATTACCATGGGCACCGCCGGCGCTTGAAGGACCGGCTGGCGGAAAACCCCCGGGGACTTGCGGAATACGAGGTGCTGGAACTGCTTTTAAGCTACGCCAACCCCAGGCGGGACAACAAACCCCTGGCCAAGGCCCTTTTGGCCCGGTTCGGATCGCTTCGCGGGGTGTTTTCGGCCCGGATCGCGGAGCTTCTGACCGTCGAGGGATTCGGCGAGGGCTACGCCCGGTTTTGGCTGTTGTGGCGGGAATTCTGGGCCCGGATCAACGAGGACCCGGTGCGGGAGCGGGTGGTTTTGAGCAGCCCGGACATCGTGGCCCGCATGGCCATGGCCAGGCTCGGGTCCCTTGAGGACGAGGAGTTCTGGGTGGCCCTGGTGGACAACAAAAACCGGCTGGTGGGCTGGGAACAGGTCAGCAAGGGCACGGTGGACCAGACCGCCGTCTATCCCCGGGAGGTCCTGGCCCTGGCGCTGGTGCGCAAGGCCAGCGGGGTCATCCTGGTGCACAACCACCCGGGAAACGACCCCAAGCCCTCCCGGCAGGACGTGGAACTGACCCAGCGCATCGTCATCGCCGCCCGGGAGGTGGAGGTGCGGGTCCTGGACCATCTGGTGGTCACGGAAAAGAGCTATTTCAGCTTCCAGTCCGAGGGGATGCTGTAG
- a CDS encoding acylphosphatase produces MEKSLHCIVTGKVQGVFFRSFIQEQADSLGLSGWVRNLKDGKLEILAQGSEENLKALKERLLQGPPLAQVQNIEANWTDYDKTYHGFEIRG; encoded by the coding sequence ATGGAAAAGAGCTTGCATTGCATCGTCACCGGCAAGGTTCAGGGCGTCTTTTTTCGCTCCTTCATCCAGGAACAGGCCGACAGCCTCGGGCTGTCCGGCTGGGTCCGCAACCTGAAGGACGGCAAGCTGGAAATTCTGGCCCAGGGCTCGGAAGAGAACCTTAAGGCCCTCAAGGAGCGCCTGTTGCAGGGGCCGCCCCTGGCCCAGGTGCAAAACATCGAGGCCAATTGGACCGACTACGACAAGACGTATCACGGATTTGAAATACGCGGCTGA
- the lon gene encoding endopeptidase La has product MNGENTKIPEVEQPPQAVSDPGPVQESSPVDEKAGSGNGEKNQLDIPLEMPVLPVRDIVVFNYMILPLFVGRDKSVQAVDAALSGNRYILILTQKDEKVDDPGPEDLFTVGTVGMIMRMLKMPDGRLKVLVQGLTRARVSEFVATDPFLLSKIEIVEEKDIKEISLEQEAMMRAAREQSEKILSLRGIATADIMSVLNSVNEPGRLADLISSNLRMRVDEAQKILECEDPIERMHLVNNQLVKEVEVASMQAKIQNMAKEGMDKAQKDFFLREQMKAIRRELGEGEEEGDELEELRKALDKAGLPKDVKKEADKQLKRLTTMHPDSSEASVIRTYLDWMVELPWKKLSRDQLDIKEAKRILDEDHYDLDKVKERILEYLSVRKLNPGMKGPILCFVGPPGVGKTSLGRSIARALKRKFVRMSLGGMRDEAEIRGHRRTYIGSMPGRIIQSIKQAGTRNPVIMLDEIDKVGTDFRGDPSSALLEVLDPEQNFSFSDHYLNVPFDLSKVMFICTANILDTIPAALLDRMETIRLPGYTEQEKMHIAKRFIIPRQIQENGLKKSDMVLSDPVLSQIIRDYTREAGLRNLEREVGSVCRKLARRKAEGEKPPFRVTSKALVKLLGQARHLEEEREKSLPPGVAVGLAWTPVGGEILHIEVATMPGKGKLHLTGKLGDVMKESAQAALSYARSRAKELGLDPEFTDKLDIHVHVPSGATPKDGPSAGVTLVTALISALTNTPVCSDLAMTGEITLRGRVLPVGGIKEKILAAVGAGMNRVIIPKRNEKDLEEIPKDLRARIKVQTVEHMDEIWPLACGLKTEAAPA; this is encoded by the coding sequence ATGAACGGTGAAAATACAAAGATTCCCGAGGTCGAACAACCGCCGCAGGCCGTTTCGGACCCCGGCCCGGTCCAGGAATCGTCCCCCGTGGACGAAAAGGCCGGCTCCGGAAACGGAGAAAAAAACCAGTTGGACATCCCCCTGGAGATGCCGGTTTTGCCGGTCAGGGACATCGTGGTCTTCAACTATATGATCCTGCCGCTTTTCGTGGGCCGCGACAAATCCGTCCAGGCTGTGGACGCGGCCTTAAGCGGCAACCGCTACATCCTGATTCTGACCCAGAAGGACGAGAAGGTCGACGACCCCGGTCCCGAGGACCTCTTTACCGTAGGCACCGTGGGCATGATCATGCGCATGCTGAAAATGCCCGACGGCCGCCTCAAGGTTCTGGTCCAGGGGCTGACCCGGGCCAGGGTCAGCGAGTTCGTCGCCACCGACCCCTTCCTGTTGTCCAAGATCGAGATCGTCGAGGAAAAGGACATCAAGGAGATCTCTCTGGAGCAGGAGGCCATGATGCGCGCGGCCCGCGAACAGAGCGAAAAGATCCTGTCGCTTCGCGGCATCGCCACGGCGGACATCATGTCCGTGTTAAACAGCGTCAACGAGCCCGGCCGACTGGCCGACCTGATCTCCTCCAACCTGCGCATGCGCGTGGACGAGGCCCAGAAGATCCTCGAATGCGAGGACCCCATCGAGCGCATGCACCTGGTCAACAACCAGTTGGTCAAGGAGGTCGAGGTGGCCTCCATGCAGGCCAAGATCCAGAACATGGCCAAGGAGGGCATGGACAAGGCCCAGAAGGACTTCTTTCTGCGCGAGCAGATGAAGGCCATCCGGCGCGAGTTGGGCGAGGGTGAGGAGGAGGGCGACGAGCTTGAGGAGTTGCGCAAGGCCCTGGACAAGGCCGGCCTGCCCAAGGATGTCAAAAAGGAGGCGGACAAGCAGTTAAAGCGCCTGACCACCATGCATCCGGACTCCTCCGAGGCCTCGGTCATCCGCACCTACCTGGACTGGATGGTCGAACTGCCCTGGAAGAAGCTCTCCCGCGACCAGTTGGACATCAAGGAGGCCAAGCGCATCCTGGACGAGGACCACTACGACCTGGACAAGGTCAAGGAACGCATCCTCGAATACCTAAGCGTGCGCAAGCTCAATCCGGGCATGAAGGGCCCCATCCTGTGCTTCGTGGGTCCCCCGGGCGTGGGCAAGACCTCGCTCGGCCGGTCCATCGCCAGGGCCTTAAAGCGCAAGTTCGTGCGCATGTCCCTTGGCGGCATGCGGGATGAGGCCGAGATTCGCGGCCATCGCCGCACCTACATCGGGTCCATGCCCGGGCGCATCATCCAGAGCATCAAGCAGGCCGGGACAAGAAACCCGGTGATCATGCTCGACGAGATCGACAAGGTGGGCACGGATTTCAGGGGCGACCCGTCCTCGGCGCTTCTGGAGGTCCTGGACCCGGAGCAGAACTTCTCCTTCTCCGACCATTACCTAAACGTGCCCTTCGACCTGTCCAAGGTCATGTTCATCTGTACGGCCAACATCCTGGACACCATTCCGGCCGCGCTTTTGGACCGCATGGAGACCATCCGCCTGCCCGGCTACACCGAGCAGGAGAAGATGCACATCGCCAAGCGCTTCATCATTCCCCGGCAGATACAGGAAAACGGCCTGAAAAAGTCCGACATGGTCCTTTCCGACCCGGTCTTGTCCCAGATCATCCGGGACTATACCCGCGAGGCGGGACTGCGCAATCTGGAGCGCGAGGTGGGCTCGGTGTGCCGCAAGCTGGCCCGGCGCAAGGCCGAGGGCGAGAAACCGCCGTTTCGGGTCACGTCCAAGGCTCTGGTAAAGCTTTTGGGCCAGGCCAGGCATCTGGAAGAGGAACGCGAGAAAAGCCTGCCGCCGGGTGTGGCTGTGGGACTGGCCTGGACGCCGGTCGGCGGCGAGATCCTGCACATTGAGGTGGCCACCATGCCCGGCAAGGGCAAGCTGCACCTGACGGGCAAGCTCGGGGACGTGATGAAGGAGTCCGCCCAGGCCGCCCTGTCCTATGCCCGGTCCCGGGCCAAGGAACTGGGCCTTGATCCGGAATTCACGGACAAGCTGGACATCCACGTGCACGTGCCCTCCGGGGCCACGCCCAAGGACGGTCCCTCGGCCGGCGTGACCCTGGTCACGGCGCTCATCTCGGCCCTGACCAACACCCCGGTGTGCAGCGACCTGGCCATGACCGGGGAGATCACCCTGCGCGGCCGGGTGTTGCCCGTGGGCGGCATCAAGGAAAAGATCCTGGCGGCGGTGGGCGCCGGCATGAACCGGGTGATCATTCCCAAGCGCAACGAAAAGGACCTGGAGGAGATTCCCAAGGACCTGCGGGCCCGGATCAAGGTCCAGACCGTGGAGCACATGGACGAGATCTGGCCCCTGGCCTGCGGCCTCAAGACCGAGGCCGCCCCGGCCTGA
- a CDS encoding methyltransferase family protein, translating into MKEKMSRWGVGPIFAFLSIGYGVIVLAISRYFYPTFRIPLFPKWLLSGLGIVLLLIGVPFFILSVKSVRKAYNSDTLVTRGIYGFCRHPLYSAWVVFIVPGIVLLANIWIGLTAPLFMYFLLRKLIIKEETYLESVFGSEYQNYKNETPCIMPFGYIKRLYNKAKAGNPQPNKP; encoded by the coding sequence ATGAAAGAAAAAATGAGTAGATGGGGAGTCGGTCCCATTTTTGCGTTTTTATCAATCGGCTACGGGGTTATTGTGCTAGCAATTAGTCGATATTTCTATCCGACTTTCCGGATTCCTCTATTCCCGAAATGGCTTTTGTCTGGTTTAGGAATCGTATTACTATTGATCGGGGTTCCATTTTTTATTTTATCTGTAAAATCAGTGAGGAAGGCATACAATTCTGATACACTAGTCACTCGGGGGATATATGGATTCTGCCGCCATCCTTTATATAGCGCCTGGGTGGTTTTTATTGTGCCAGGCATAGTCTTGCTGGCAAATATTTGGATAGGACTCACAGCGCCATTATTTATGTACTTTTTGCTTCGTAAATTAATAATAAAAGAAGAAACATATTTAGAAAGTGTTTTCGGTTCCGAATATCAGAATTATAAAAATGAAACCCCATGTATTATGCCATTTGGATACATAAAAAGATTGTATAATAAGGCTAAGGCGGGAAACCCGCAACCCAATAAACCGTGA
- a CDS encoding IS5 family transposase, whose translation MNERNSKKPGIADYVVSRRRHKECFLDEIDRLIDWKPFEKLLRKKLSRVANAVGNPAYAPLPMFKILLLQRWYNLSDAAVEECLYDRLSFVRFVRLSLDHDQVPDSSTICRFRQSLLEKNVLKRLLDKLNHQLQRRGILVREGAIVDASVITSSRRPLKVIDILPEDREEDDDEASDVTISYSDDADAAWLRKGNRAYYGYKVHAATDSRDGFLLGGHVTPANHSDTQEFVDILDEIGPMPGGRIYADKGYSSQLNRHVLQARGLADGIMHKAARNRALNPAEKAANRQVSSVRSKVERAFGTLKRGYGFFRTRYLGVPKVELEFLLNAMAFNLKKAALKAAC comes from the coding sequence ATGAACGAGCGCAATTCCAAAAAGCCCGGCATTGCCGACTACGTCGTGTCCCGTCGCAGGCACAAGGAATGCTTCCTGGACGAAATAGATCGCCTCATTGACTGGAAGCCGTTTGAGAAGCTTCTTCGGAAAAAGCTTAGCCGGGTTGCCAATGCCGTTGGCAATCCCGCCTATGCGCCGTTGCCGATGTTTAAAATCCTTCTGCTCCAGAGGTGGTACAACCTGAGCGATGCGGCGGTGGAAGAATGCTTGTACGATCGGTTGTCCTTTGTCCGGTTCGTGCGCCTCTCCCTTGATCATGACCAAGTGCCCGATTCCTCGACCATTTGCCGGTTTCGGCAGAGCCTGCTTGAAAAAAACGTCTTGAAGCGGCTTCTGGACAAACTCAACCATCAACTCCAGCGGCGCGGCATACTGGTACGTGAAGGAGCCATCGTGGACGCGAGCGTCATCACCTCCTCGCGCCGCCCCCTCAAGGTGATCGATATTCTTCCCGAAGACCGCGAGGAAGATGACGACGAGGCGTCGGACGTAACCATCAGCTACTCCGATGACGCCGATGCGGCCTGGTTGCGCAAAGGGAACCGGGCATATTACGGCTACAAAGTCCATGCGGCCACGGACAGCCGGGACGGCTTTCTCCTTGGCGGCCATGTCACGCCGGCCAACCATTCGGATACGCAGGAATTCGTGGATATTCTGGATGAGATTGGCCCCATGCCAGGGGGCCGCATCTACGCAGACAAGGGATACAGCAGCCAGTTGAACAGGCATGTGCTCCAAGCCCGGGGACTTGCTGACGGCATCATGCATAAGGCCGCTCGCAACCGTGCGCTGAACCCCGCCGAAAAAGCGGCAAACCGCCAAGTCAGCAGTGTCCGGTCGAAGGTGGAACGGGCTTTCGGAACGCTCAAGCGAGGTTATGGATTCTTCCGGACGCGTTACCTTGGGGTGCCCAAGGTCGAGCTTGAATTTTTACTCAACGCCATGGCCTTCAACCTAAAAAAGGCGGCGCTCAAAGCGGCATGCTGA
- a CDS encoding class I SAM-dependent methyltransferase, whose protein sequence is MRIPRPETSFEPIEEVLYGATAARALTAAMDLRLFERLEAGEMTAAALAGAVGAIPDRLEALLDLLAAKGVLAKSDQGYANTQAASEYLVPDKPMYQGRAMALNMHFFEPLEKNLAQAMCRADNARGEADTVWATDEIMEGMVGHAMGGPLLRVTRLTAGLPGFFAMRAMCDVGGNHGTFTMALLDENPSLSGVILDLPHVAPLSEKRCRERGYGDRITARSFDLRTDEIGEAEFDLAVASHVLYGVAEDLERGVGRIARALRPGGWLVSHHFAPGYRDPGLEACHELLTRLAGYPTHYLPREMLQGVMARHGFGDFVAEEPKHPLGGGLILAGRKGK, encoded by the coding sequence ATGCGCATCCCCCGTCCCGAAACATCCTTCGAACCCATCGAGGAAGTGCTGTACGGCGCGACAGCGGCCAGGGCGCTCACGGCCGCCATGGACCTGCGCCTTTTCGAACGCCTGGAGGCCGGCGAGATGACGGCCGCCGCGCTGGCCGGCGCGGTCGGGGCCATCCCCGACCGCCTGGAGGCCCTTTTGGACCTGCTCGCGGCCAAGGGCGTCCTGGCCAAATCGGATCAGGGCTACGCCAACACCCAGGCGGCCTCGGAATATCTGGTGCCGGACAAGCCCATGTACCAGGGCCGGGCCATGGCCCTGAACATGCATTTTTTCGAACCCCTGGAGAAGAACCTGGCCCAGGCCATGTGCCGGGCGGACAATGCCCGGGGAGAGGCCGACACCGTCTGGGCCACGGACGAGATCATGGAGGGCATGGTGGGCCACGCCATGGGCGGGCCGCTTTTGCGGGTCACCCGGCTTACGGCCGGCCTGCCGGGCTTTTTTGCCATGCGGGCCATGTGCGACGTGGGCGGCAACCATGGCACGTTCACCATGGCCCTTCTGGACGAGAATCCGAGCCTGTCCGGGGTGATTCTCGATCTGCCGCACGTGGCCCCGCTTTCCGAAAAACGGTGCCGGGAACGCGGCTACGGGGACCGCATCACGGCCAGATCCTTCGACCTGCGCACGGACGAGATCGGGGAGGCGGAGTTCGATCTGGCCGTGGCCTCGCACGTCCTGTACGGGGTGGCCGAGGACCTGGAACGCGGCGTGGGCCGGATCGCCCGGGCATTGCGGCCGGGGGGGTGGCTGGTGTCGCACCATTTCGCGCCGGGCTACCGTGACCCGGGGCTTGAGGCCTGCCACGAGCTTCTGACCCGTCTGGCCGGCTACCCCACGCACTACCTGCCCCGGGAGATGCTCCAGGGGGTCATGGCCCGGCACGGCTTCGGGGACTTCGTGGCCGAGGAGCCTAAGCACCCCCTTGGCGGCGGGCTGATCCTGGCCGGGAGGAAGGGGAAGTAA
- a CDS encoding MarR family winged helix-turn-helix transcriptional regulator, translating into MRTFDEVMPLFQILGAVLTRYARIERRPVDFGAGTPLYPAEVHMLSTLDMLGDAHVTGIAKACGVTKGAVSQMLRRLRDKGLVAREPDAETAGKAVIRLTELGKTVSQAHNAFHREHDREFLDYLRGLPERDFALCLDLCRRMKAWMEAYPE; encoded by the coding sequence ATGCGCACCTTCGACGAGGTCATGCCCCTTTTCCAGATACTTGGCGCGGTGCTGACCAGGTATGCCCGCATCGAGCGCCGGCCTGTGGATTTCGGGGCCGGCACGCCTCTGTATCCGGCCGAGGTGCACATGCTCTCCACCCTGGACATGCTCGGGGACGCCCATGTGACCGGCATCGCCAAGGCCTGCGGGGTGACCAAGGGCGCGGTGTCCCAGATGCTCAGGCGGCTTCGGGACAAGGGGCTGGTGGCCAGGGAGCCGGACGCGGAGACGGCGGGCAAGGCCGTCATCCGGCTCACGGAGCTGGGGAAAACCGTCAGCCAGGCCCACAACGCCTTCCACCGCGAGCACGACCGGGAATTTCTCGACTACCTGCGCGGCCTTCCGGAGCGGGACTTCGCCCTGTGCCTGGATCTGTGTCGCCGCATGAAGGCCTGGATGGAGGCCTATCCCGAATGA